The sequence TCGAGGCCCGCCTCGTGGCGCAGCTTCACGCCGGGACGGTCCTCGATGAAGGTCGCGTGGCCCTGGCGGTACCAGTACGTGCTCGGCGGCTCGGCGATCACCGACTTCGTCCAGAAGCGGTGCTTCTTGAAGGTCGAGTCCATGCGCTCGAGGTAGTATGGGATCCAGCCGATGCCCGTCTCGACCACCACGA is a genomic window of Deltaproteobacteria bacterium containing:
- a CDS encoding amidohydrolase, translated to VVVETGIGWIPYYLERMDSTFKKHRFWTKSVIAEPPSTYWYRQGHATFIEDRPGVKLRHEAGLENILWSSDYPHSDTTWPRSCEAVAEQFADVPPRERDLIVWRNAARLYGIE